Proteins encoded in a region of the Tripterygium wilfordii isolate XIE 37 chromosome 21, ASM1340144v1, whole genome shotgun sequence genome:
- the LOC119989910 gene encoding trafficking protein particle complex subunit 13-like: protein MSSTQGSHSLAFRVMRLCRPSFQVETPLLVDPADLMVGEDIFDDPIAASLLPPLIDGHIGGKASTLDSTDLSYRARFVLHHPCDSIGLSGLLMLPQSFGAIYLGETFCSYISINNSSNFEVRDVIIKAEIQTERQRILLLDTSKSSVESIRAGGRYDFIVEHDVKELGAHTLVCTALYNDGDGERKYLPQFFKFIVANPLSVRTKVRVVKENTFLEACIENHTKSNLYMDQVDFEPAQHWSATILKADEHNSKNISGTSEIFKTPVLIRSGGGIHNFLYQLRSTSHGSVQSNVLGKFQITWRTNLGEPGRLQTQQILGTPITQEELELNVVEVPSVINLDKPFLVKLKLKNQTDKVLGPFEVTLSQVDSSEQEMVIMINGLQTTVIPNVEAFGSTDFHMNFIATQLGVQRIKGITVFDTKEKKTYGPLPDLEIFVDLD, encoded by the exons ATGAGTTCTACACAGGGGTCGCACTCACTGGCCTTCAGGGTGATGAGGCTTTGCAGGCCCTCGTTTCAGGTAGAGACCCCTCTCCTCGTGGACCCGGCCGATCTCATGGTCGGCGAGGATATCTTCGACGATCCGATCGCTGCCTCCCTTCTCCCGCCTCTTATCGACGGCCACATCGGCGGCAAGGCCAGCACCCTCGACTCTACTGATCTCAGCTACCGCGCCAGATTTGTCCTGCACCACCCCTGCGACTCCATTGGCCTCTCTGGCCTCCTCATGCTCCCCCAGTCTTTCGG GGCGATATATTTGGGAGAAACTTTTTGTAGCTACATCAGTATCAACAACAGTTCTAATTTCGAGGTTAGAGACGTTATTATCAAG GCAGAAATTCAAACCGAGAGACAGAGGATTCTTCTTCTGGATACATCGAAGTCATCTGTTGAATCCATACGTGCAGGAGGGCGTTATGACTTTATTGTTGAGCATGATGTGAAAGAACTTGGTGCTCATAC GTTGGTGTGCACTGCGTTGTAcaatgatggtgatggtgagcGTAAATATCTTCCACAGTTTTTCAAGTTCATCGTTGCCAATCCACTTTCAGTTAGGACAAAG GTCCGTGTTGTCAAG GAAAATACTTTTTTAGAGGCTTGCATCGAAAACCACACAAAATCAAACCTTTATATGGACCAAGTTGACTTTGAGCCAGCTCAGCATTGGAGCGCGACAATACTAAAGGCTGATGAACATAATTCCAAGAACATTTCTGGAACTAG TGAAATATTCAAGACACCTGTCCTTATTAGATCTGGTGGAGGAATACATAACTTTCTTTATCAGTTAAGATCGACTTCACATGGTTCTGTCCAAAGCAATGTTCTTGGTAAATTTCAGATAACATGGCGTACAAATTTGGGGGAACCTGGCCGCTTACAGACACAGCAAATTCTTGGGACT CCTATTACTCAAGAGGAGCTTGAATTGAATGTCGTGGAGGTTCCTTCTGTAATCAATTTGGATAAACCCTTTTTG GTAAAGCTGAAACTCAAAAATCAGACTGACAAGGTACTGGGCCCCTTTGAGGTTACGTTGTCGCAAGTTGATTCAAGTGAGCAGGAGATGGTCATTATGATTAATGGCCTCCAGACAACA GTGATACCAAATGTCGAGGCATTTGGAAGCACAGATTTCCACATG AATTTTATTGCTACTCAACTTGGAGTTCAGAGAATCAAAGGGATTACGGTGTTCGACacaaaggagaagaaaacaTATGGCCCATTGCCCGATTTGGAG ATTTTTGTTGATTTAGATTGA